The following proteins come from a genomic window of Halorussus halophilus:
- a CDS encoding DUF7346 family protein, with product MRTVRDDDGNRYLLLKHSAESSKVRDPETDETTYLDNEELDILEDDSPLETAAGAVPSSVRKILTAVPDERALGLLLELDARGPFSVRYLLDATDLCESDLLGVLTEFRAAGLLTETRVAGERGYETTEEASAGLAVLRDE from the coding sequence ATGCGAACGGTACGGGACGACGACGGGAACCGCTACTTGCTCCTCAAGCACTCCGCGGAGTCGAGCAAGGTTCGAGACCCCGAGACCGACGAGACGACCTATCTCGACAACGAGGAACTCGACATTCTCGAAGACGACTCGCCGCTCGAAACCGCCGCAGGAGCCGTCCCAAGTTCTGTCCGCAAGATACTCACTGCCGTCCCCGACGAGCGCGCGCTCGGCCTCCTCCTCGAACTCGACGCCCGCGGACCGTTCTCGGTCCGGTACCTCCTCGACGCGACGGACCTCTGTGAGAGCGACCTTCTCGGTGTGCTGACGGAGTTTCGCGCGGCCGGACTCCTCACGGAGACGCGCGTCGCTGGCGAACGCGGCTACGAGACGACCGAAGAAGCGTCGGCCGGGTTGGCAGTTTTGCGAGACGAGTAG
- a CDS encoding ABC transporter ATP-binding protein — translation MATLELKNLHAEVVEADEKILDGVDLEVRSGEIHALMGPNGSGKSTTAKVIAGHPAYEVTDGEVLLHLEAGDFGENFEIPEDDRTWNLLDLEPNERAALGIFLGFQYPAEIEGVTMVNFLRQALNAKLDEREELFEDEEEADDEDEEAGYDTSPMEGPADDGEVGVAEFQQILSEKMEQLDMDEKFAQRYLNAGFSGGEKKQNEVLQAAILEPSIAVLDEIDSGLDIDRLQDVSNGINALRDEQGTGVLQITHYQRILDYVEPDHVHVMLDGQIVKSGDASLAEELEDKGYDWVREEAYQTA, via the coding sequence ATGGCAACGCTAGAACTCAAAAATCTACACGCTGAGGTCGTCGAGGCCGACGAGAAGATCCTCGACGGAGTCGACCTCGAAGTACGCTCCGGCGAGATTCACGCCCTGATGGGTCCCAACGGCAGTGGGAAGTCCACGACGGCGAAAGTCATCGCGGGCCATCCGGCCTACGAGGTGACGGATGGGGAAGTTCTCCTCCACCTCGAAGCAGGTGACTTCGGCGAGAACTTCGAGATTCCCGAGGATGACCGCACGTGGAACCTCCTCGACTTGGAACCGAACGAGCGCGCGGCGCTCGGCATCTTCCTCGGCTTCCAGTACCCCGCGGAAATCGAGGGCGTCACGATGGTCAACTTCCTCCGTCAGGCACTCAACGCCAAACTCGACGAGCGCGAAGAGCTCTTCGAGGACGAGGAGGAAGCAGACGACGAAGACGAGGAAGCTGGCTACGACACCTCCCCGATGGAGGGTCCCGCAGACGACGGCGAAGTCGGCGTCGCGGAGTTCCAGCAGATTCTCAGCGAGAAGATGGAACAGCTCGACATGGACGAGAAGTTCGCCCAGCGATACCTCAACGCTGGCTTCTCCGGCGGGGAGAAGAAGCAGAACGAGGTCCTGCAAGCGGCGATTCTGGAGCCGTCCATCGCGGTGCTGGACGAAATCGACTCCGGACTCGACATCGACCGACTGCAGGACGTGTCGAACGGCATCAACGCCCTGCGCGACGAGCAGGGTACCGGTGTCCTCCAGATTACCCACTACCAGCGCATCCTCGACTACGTCGAGCCAGACCACGTTCACGTCATGCTCGACGGTCAGATCGTCAAGAGCGGCGACGCGTCGCTCGCCGAGGAACTGGAAGACAAGGGGTACGACTGGGTCCGAGAGGAAGCGTACCAGACGGCGTAA
- the rad50 gene encoding DNA double-strand break repair ATPase Rad50, protein MKFERVRLKNFKCYADADLELDDGVTVIHGLNGSGKSSLLEACFFALYGAKALDKTLDDVVTIGAEEAEIELWFAHGGENYHIHRRIRATGERAQTAKCVLETPDDSIDGATDVRKTVVELLRMDSEAFVNCAYVRQGEVNKLINATPGQRQDMIDDLLQLGKLEEYRERASDARLGVKSVLDDKRGSLSELDAQIEAKEDEDLHGTLNALESEQEEVESEIERFEENEANAEQTRDDAVEVLDTFEEKREELTQLDEDIDDLQSEISETEQVRSQHREKVQQLRERIEEKESEVENRLEETNLDSAEEDAIEKRLTELDERDEELAEELSETRQQATMFANQVERLGERAEEFEQRASEKRERAAELESEADDIESQLAERREDLEELANNIEEKQAEFEDAPVEFGDAQSYLDAREDERDELRERESDLTAELKSARDSVEEAEALLEEGKCPECGQPVEDSPHVDSVESDRERIADLEAELETIQEKRKSVEQKIERGQRLREAEREVSNKREQRDSFQQLVDTKADTVTEKRAEAESLREEADELEADAEGKREDVADLREKAENHEEKAGELESEREQVAESEERLEAIQDLRDSISDAEDDVERHREKRSHLEEMNDQRRERLSEKRERRSELRDAYDEEKVQSAREDKQRAEDYLEKVEAKLDELREQRDSLIDRIGGVKSEIQELEELRERRDEIRAKVEALESLHDESVELQEMYGDLRAELRQRNVESLEQMLNEVFDLVYQNDSYARIELDGEYELTVYQKDGEPLDPEQLSGGERALFNLSLRCAIYRLLAEGIEGNAPMPPLILDEPTVFLDSGHVSQLVELVASMRELGVEQIVVVSHDDELVAAADDVVWVEKDSVTNRSQVERRDALAEVAD, encoded by the coding sequence ATGAAGTTCGAGCGCGTCCGACTGAAGAACTTCAAGTGCTACGCCGACGCCGACCTCGAACTTGACGACGGCGTCACCGTCATCCACGGCCTGAACGGTAGCGGGAAGTCCTCGCTGCTGGAAGCCTGCTTCTTCGCGCTGTACGGCGCGAAGGCGCTCGACAAGACGTTAGACGACGTCGTGACCATCGGTGCCGAGGAAGCCGAAATCGAACTGTGGTTCGCCCACGGCGGCGAGAACTACCACATCCACCGCCGGATTCGAGCGACAGGCGAGCGTGCCCAGACTGCCAAGTGCGTCCTCGAAACGCCCGACGACTCGATAGACGGCGCGACCGACGTGCGCAAGACGGTCGTCGAACTCCTGCGCATGGACTCGGAGGCGTTCGTCAACTGCGCCTACGTCCGGCAGGGCGAGGTCAACAAACTCATCAACGCGACGCCGGGCCAGCGCCAAGACATGATTGACGACCTGCTCCAACTCGGCAAGTTGGAGGAGTACCGCGAACGGGCCAGCGACGCACGCCTCGGCGTGAAGTCAGTGCTGGACGACAAACGCGGTAGTCTCTCCGAACTCGACGCGCAAATCGAAGCCAAAGAGGACGAAGACCTACACGGGACGCTGAACGCCCTCGAATCCGAGCAGGAAGAAGTCGAGAGCGAAATCGAGCGGTTCGAGGAGAACGAAGCCAACGCGGAGCAGACCCGTGACGACGCCGTCGAAGTCCTCGACACCTTCGAGGAGAAGCGCGAGGAACTGACGCAACTCGACGAGGACATCGACGACCTCCAGAGCGAAATCAGCGAGACGGAGCAGGTTCGCTCTCAACACCGGGAGAAGGTACAGCAACTGCGCGAGCGAATCGAAGAGAAAGAGAGCGAGGTCGAAAATCGGCTGGAAGAGACGAACCTCGACTCTGCCGAGGAAGACGCCATCGAAAAACGGCTGACCGAACTGGACGAACGGGACGAGGAACTCGCCGAAGAACTCTCGGAGACGCGCCAGCAGGCGACGATGTTCGCCAATCAGGTCGAACGACTCGGCGAGCGCGCCGAGGAGTTCGAACAGCGAGCGAGCGAGAAGCGCGAGCGAGCGGCCGAACTCGAATCGGAGGCCGACGACATCGAGTCGCAACTGGCCGAGCGGCGCGAAGACCTCGAAGAGCTAGCGAACAATATCGAGGAAAAGCAGGCCGAGTTCGAGGACGCCCCCGTGGAGTTCGGAGATGCTCAGTCTTATCTCGACGCGCGGGAGGACGAACGCGACGAACTCCGCGAGCGCGAGAGCGACCTGACCGCGGAACTGAAGAGTGCCCGCGACAGCGTCGAAGAGGCCGAAGCACTGCTGGAGGAAGGCAAATGTCCCGAGTGTGGCCAGCCAGTCGAGGACTCGCCGCACGTCGATTCCGTCGAATCGGACCGCGAGCGAATCGCGGACCTCGAAGCCGAACTCGAAACGATTCAGGAGAAGCGCAAATCAGTCGAGCAGAAAATCGAACGAGGCCAACGACTTCGCGAGGCAGAGCGCGAGGTGTCGAACAAGCGCGAGCAACGCGATAGCTTCCAACAGTTGGTAGACACCAAGGCCGACACTGTCACCGAGAAGCGAGCGGAAGCCGAGTCGCTCCGCGAGGAGGCCGACGAGTTGGAAGCCGACGCCGAGGGGAAACGCGAAGACGTGGCCGACCTGCGAGAGAAGGCCGAGAACCACGAGGAGAAAGCCGGCGAACTCGAATCGGAGCGCGAGCAAGTCGCGGAGTCAGAAGAGAGATTGGAGGCGATTCAGGACCTCCGCGACTCTATCTCCGACGCCGAAGACGACGTGGAGCGCCACCGCGAGAAGCGGAGTCACCTCGAAGAGATGAACGACCAGCGCCGCGAACGCCTCTCGGAGAAGCGCGAGCGCCGGTCCGAGCTTCGAGACGCCTACGACGAGGAGAAGGTCCAGTCGGCCCGCGAGGACAAACAGCGCGCCGAGGACTACCTCGAAAAGGTCGAAGCGAAGTTGGACGAACTCCGGGAACAGCGCGACTCGCTCATCGACCGCATCGGCGGCGTGAAATCCGAGATTCAGGAACTGGAGGAGTTGCGCGAGCGCCGCGACGAGATTCGAGCGAAGGTCGAAGCACTCGAATCGCTCCACGACGAGTCCGTGGAGTTACAGGAGATGTACGGCGACTTGCGCGCAGAACTGCGCCAGCGGAACGTCGAGAGCTTAGAGCAGATGTTGAACGAGGTGTTCGACCTCGTCTACCAGAACGACTCGTACGCGCGCATCGAACTCGACGGCGAGTACGAGTTGACGGTGTATCAGAAAGACGGCGAGCCGCTCGACCCAGAACAGCTTTCTGGTGGGGAGCGTGCGCTGTTCAACCTGAGCCTGCGGTGTGCAATCTACCGACTGCTCGCCGAAGGCATCGAGGGCAACGCCCCGATGCCGCCGCTCATTCTCGACGAACCGACGGTGTTCCTCGACTCGGGGCACGTCTCGCAACTGGTCGAACTCGTCGCGTCGATGCGCGAGTTGGGTGTCGAGCAAATCGTCGTCGTCAGTCACGACGACGAACTCGTCGCGGCGGCCGACGACGTGGTGTGGGTCGAGAAAGACTCGGTGACGAACCGCTCGCAGGTCGAGCGTCGGGACGCGCTGGCAGAGGTCGCCGATTGA
- a CDS encoding DUF7322 domain-containing protein, whose translation MPTEDEDDEIPNDPTPEGIDEPEKDLLPDDPSEKFGVEIPQVRDTSKNDVDPELSKQFWSLVLIFNVALFAMSLGLMLIGFEGRWTFGGSIFLVGVVSFLRGWWGYKKATAE comes from the coding sequence GTGCCGACAGAGGACGAAGACGACGAGATTCCGAACGACCCGACACCTGAGGGTATCGACGAACCCGAGAAGGACCTCCTCCCCGACGACCCCTCCGAGAAGTTCGGCGTGGAGATTCCGCAGGTCCGCGACACCTCGAAGAACGACGTGGACCCCGAACTGAGCAAGCAGTTCTGGTCGCTCGTTCTCATCTTCAACGTCGCGCTGTTCGCAATGTCCCTCGGACTGATGCTCATCGGCTTCGAAGGGCGCTGGACGTTCGGCGGGTCGATATTCCTCGTGGGTGTCGTCTCGTTCCTGCGCGGTTGGTGGGGGTACAAGAAGGCCACCGCGGAGTGA
- the sufB gene encoding Fe-S cluster assembly protein SufB, with the protein MSSDQDHLKETDTEERFEFKKEERAAVKSDKGLTEEVVRLISEDKDEPEWMLDRRLRALEHYQNMPMPTDWPGQPDLTELDVEEIVPYIRPDVEKREGADSWDDLPEEIQDTFEKLGIPEAERKALSGVGAQYESEVVYQNMQEQWEEKGVVFCNMDEAVQEHEELVKEYFMTSCVPPSDNKFAALHGAVWSGGSFVYVPEDVTVEMPVQAYFRMNSEGMGQFEHTLIIAEESSEVHYIEGCSAPKYGSHNLHSGGVEVFVGEDAHVQYSTVQNWSKNTFNLNTKRALVEKGGRMEWVSGSMGSKATMLYPCSILKGRGASANQISIAFAGEGQNIDTGAKVYHNAPHTNSTIESKSISKDGGRTNYRGLVHISEGAEHSSTSVECDALMFDNESTSDTMPYMEIDESKVDVAHEATVGKIGDEDVFYLQSRGLDDDDAKQMIVSGFIEPITEELPIEYAVELNRLIELEMEGSLG; encoded by the coding sequence ATGAGTTCAGACCAAGACCACCTCAAAGAAACCGACACCGAGGAGCGCTTCGAGTTCAAGAAGGAAGAGCGTGCCGCGGTCAAGTCCGACAAGGGCCTCACCGAAGAAGTGGTGCGGCTCATCAGCGAGGACAAGGACGAACCGGAGTGGATGCTTGACCGGCGTCTCCGTGCGCTGGAGCATTACCAGAACATGCCGATGCCGACCGACTGGCCCGGCCAGCCGGACCTGACGGAACTCGACGTGGAGGAGATCGTCCCGTACATCCGCCCCGACGTAGAGAAGCGCGAGGGCGCAGATAGCTGGGACGACCTCCCCGAAGAGATTCAGGACACCTTCGAGAAACTGGGCATCCCGGAAGCCGAGCGTAAGGCACTCTCGGGCGTCGGCGCACAGTACGAGTCCGAAGTCGTCTACCAGAACATGCAGGAGCAGTGGGAAGAGAAGGGCGTCGTGTTCTGCAACATGGACGAAGCCGTCCAAGAACACGAAGAGCTAGTGAAGGAGTACTTCATGACCTCCTGTGTGCCCCCGAGCGACAACAAGTTCGCCGCACTGCACGGTGCAGTGTGGTCCGGCGGGTCGTTCGTCTACGTCCCCGAGGACGTGACCGTCGAGATGCCCGTGCAGGCGTACTTCCGGATGAACAGCGAAGGGATGGGCCAGTTCGAACACACCCTCATCATCGCCGAGGAGAGTTCGGAAGTCCACTACATCGAAGGCTGTTCCGCGCCGAAGTACGGTTCGCACAACCTGCACTCCGGCGGCGTCGAAGTGTTCGTGGGCGAAGACGCTCACGTTCAGTACTCGACCGTGCAGAACTGGTCGAAGAACACCTTCAACCTCAACACCAAGCGCGCCCTCGTGGAGAAGGGCGGCCGCATGGAGTGGGTCTCGGGGTCGATGGGGTCGAAAGCGACGATGCTGTACCCCTGCTCGATTCTGAAGGGTCGCGGAGCCTCCGCGAACCAGATTTCCATCGCCTTCGCGGGCGAGGGCCAGAACATCGACACGGGCGCGAAGGTCTACCACAACGCGCCCCACACCAACTCGACCATCGAGTCGAAGTCCATCAGCAAGGACGGCGGCCGCACGAACTACCGCGGTCTCGTCCACATCAGCGAAGGTGCCGAACACTCCTCCACGTCGGTCGAGTGTGACGCGCTGATGTTCGACAACGAGTCCACCTCCGACACCATGCCGTACATGGAAATCGACGAAAGCAAGGTGGACGTCGCCCACGAGGCGACCGTCGGCAAAATCGGCGACGAGGACGTGTTCTACCTCCAGAGTCGCGGACTGGACGACGACGACGCCAAGCAGATGATCGTTTCGGGCTTCATCGAGCCGATTACGGAAGAACTCCCGATCGAGTACGCGGTCGAACTCAACCGCCTCATCGAACTCGAAATGGAGGGCAGTCTCGGATGA
- a CDS encoding DUF7331 family protein: MSDHAKAGDELDSAEAALPEAAEPTEAIEAYETEDGVVFYDAQNPLAWLKAGRTLTLKEQV, encoded by the coding sequence ATGTCCGACCACGCTAAAGCTGGTGACGAGCTGGACAGTGCAGAAGCGGCGCTCCCCGAGGCAGCGGAGCCGACGGAGGCCATCGAGGCATACGAGACGGAGGACGGTGTCGTATTTTACGACGCCCAGAACCCGCTCGCGTGGTTGAAAGCAGGTCGGACACTCACGCTCAAAGAGCAAGTGTAA
- a CDS encoding DNA-directed DNA polymerase has protein sequence MSDSGSTETQSALSEFSGDDAERDVTAEARAVAGGQRQDADTVVGDADWLPDANGEVEMAVIQVDYTVEGSGSDEHPVVHVFGRTPENELEHVRVFGFRPYFYAPTASLEDGDLDIDSITGHAEVDENGDPYESIRGEKLTKVFGRTPRDVGNIRDRFDHYEADILFPNRFLIDNGIKSGIRIPERRDENGDLFFHDGEDELETVDVQGSPRVNYFDIEVDDRSGFPEDGEEPIICLTSYDSYDEEYIAWLYEAPEGDGEIPDSLPDYDPIEDIDLDVRTFEHEEAMLAAFLDYIDETDPDILTGWNFDDFDAPYFIDRLDELAGPHEYDLDSDRLSRVNEVWDSDWGGPTVKGRIVFDLLYAYKRTQRSELESYRLDAVGEVELGVGKERYAGDIGDLWEQDPERLLEYNVRDVELCAELDRKQDIVSFWQEVASFVGCKLEDATTPGDAVDVYVLHKAYGRFALPSKGKQESEDFEGGAVFEPITGVKENVTVLDLKSLYPMSMTTINASPETKVDPEEYDGETYRAPTGTHFRKEPDGIIREIIDETLDEREEKKALRNEHSPESSEYERFDRQQAAVKVIMNSLYGVSGWDRFRLYDKEAAAAITATGRDVIEFTDETASNLGYEVAYGDTDSVMLELGSDIEKQDALDQSFDIESKINDAYDDFALEELNAKQHRFQIEFEKLYRRFFQAGTKKRYAGHIVWKEGKDVDDIDITGFEYKRSDIAPITKEVQREVIEKIVHGEDIDNVKDYVHDVIEDFQAGNVDYDDVGIPGGIGKRLDAYDTATAQVRGAQYANLLLGTNFQRGSKPKRLYLDGVHPDFWKRIESEHGFDPSGTSKEDRLYREFKQDHDVICFEYSDQIPEEFDVDWDKMLDKTLKGPIERVLEALGVSWDEVKTGQEQTGLGSFV, from the coding sequence ATGAGCGATTCGGGGTCCACCGAGACGCAATCTGCTCTCTCTGAGTTTTCCGGCGACGACGCCGAGCGCGACGTCACAGCAGAGGCGCGTGCCGTGGCCGGGGGCCAGCGTCAAGACGCCGACACGGTCGTCGGCGACGCAGACTGGCTTCCGGACGCGAACGGCGAAGTCGAGATGGCAGTGATACAGGTCGATTACACAGTCGAAGGATCTGGCAGCGACGAGCATCCGGTCGTCCACGTGTTCGGTCGCACGCCCGAAAACGAACTCGAGCACGTCCGCGTGTTCGGCTTCCGGCCGTACTTCTACGCGCCGACCGCGAGTCTCGAAGACGGCGACTTAGACATCGACAGCATCACCGGTCACGCCGAAGTAGACGAGAACGGCGACCCCTACGAGAGCATCCGCGGCGAGAAGTTGACTAAGGTTTTCGGACGCACGCCCCGCGACGTTGGTAACATCCGAGACCGGTTCGACCACTACGAAGCCGACATCCTCTTTCCCAACCGCTTCCTCATCGACAACGGCATCAAGAGCGGCATCCGGATTCCCGAACGGCGCGACGAGAATGGCGACCTCTTCTTCCACGACGGCGAAGACGAACTCGAAACCGTAGACGTGCAAGGCTCGCCACGCGTCAACTACTTCGACATCGAGGTAGACGACCGCTCGGGCTTCCCCGAAGACGGCGAGGAGCCGATTATCTGCCTGACGAGCTACGACTCCTACGACGAGGAGTACATCGCGTGGCTCTACGAGGCTCCGGAAGGCGACGGAGAGATTCCGGACTCGCTGCCCGACTACGACCCCATCGAAGACATCGACCTCGACGTTCGGACGTTCGAGCACGAGGAGGCGATGTTGGCGGCGTTCTTGGACTACATCGACGAGACTGACCCGGACATACTCACTGGCTGGAACTTCGACGACTTCGACGCGCCGTACTTCATCGACCGACTGGACGAACTCGCTGGCCCGCACGAGTACGACCTCGACTCCGACCGACTCTCCCGTGTCAACGAAGTCTGGGACTCCGACTGGGGCGGTCCCACGGTGAAAGGTCGCATCGTCTTCGACCTGCTGTACGCGTACAAGCGCACCCAACGCTCGGAACTCGAATCGTACCGACTCGACGCCGTCGGGGAAGTCGAGTTGGGCGTCGGCAAGGAACGCTACGCGGGCGACATCGGTGACCTCTGGGAGCAAGACCCCGAGCGACTGCTGGAGTACAACGTTCGGGACGTGGAACTCTGTGCGGAACTCGACCGCAAGCAGGACATCGTCTCGTTCTGGCAGGAAGTCGCCTCCTTCGTCGGCTGTAAGTTAGAGGACGCTACGACGCCCGGCGACGCGGTGGACGTGTACGTCCTCCACAAAGCCTACGGTCGATTTGCACTGCCGTCGAAGGGAAAACAGGAGAGCGAAGACTTCGAAGGCGGTGCCGTCTTCGAACCGATTACCGGCGTCAAGGAGAACGTCACCGTACTGGACCTGAAGAGCCTCTACCCGATGTCGATGACGACGATAAACGCGTCGCCAGAGACGAAAGTGGACCCCGAAGAGTACGATGGAGAGACCTATCGTGCACCGACGGGTACCCACTTCCGGAAGGAACCGGACGGCATCATACGCGAAATCATCGACGAGACGCTGGACGAACGCGAAGAGAAGAAAGCACTGCGGAACGAGCACTCTCCCGAAAGTTCGGAATACGAGCGGTTCGACCGCCAGCAAGCCGCGGTGAAGGTGATTATGAACTCGCTCTACGGCGTCTCGGGCTGGGACCGCTTCCGACTCTACGACAAGGAGGCGGCCGCCGCGATTACCGCGACCGGTCGAGACGTCATCGAGTTCACCGACGAGACGGCGTCGAATCTCGGATACGAGGTCGCGTATGGCGACACCGACTCGGTGATGCTCGAATTAGGAAGCGACATCGAGAAACAGGACGCCCTCGACCAGTCGTTCGATATCGAGTCCAAAATCAACGACGCCTACGACGACTTCGCGCTCGAAGAACTCAACGCCAAGCAACACCGCTTCCAAATCGAATTCGAGAAGCTCTACCGGCGGTTCTTCCAAGCAGGCACGAAGAAACGCTACGCTGGCCACATCGTCTGGAAGGAGGGCAAAGACGTAGACGACATCGACATCACCGGCTTCGAGTACAAGCGCAGCGACATCGCGCCGATTACGAAGGAAGTCCAGCGCGAGGTCATCGAGAAAATCGTCCACGGCGAGGACATCGACAACGTGAAAGACTACGTCCACGACGTTATCGAAGACTTCCAAGCGGGGAACGTCGATTACGACGACGTGGGTATTCCCGGCGGCATCGGCAAGCGACTGGACGCCTACGACACCGCGACGGCACAAGTTCGGGGTGCCCAGTACGCGAACCTCCTGTTAGGAACGAATTTCCAGCGCGGGAGCAAGCCCAAGCGCCTCTACCTCGACGGCGTCCATCCGGACTTCTGGAAACGAATAGAGTCCGAACACGGATTCGACCCGAGTGGAACTTCGAAAGAGGACCGCCTCTACCGGGAGTTCAAGCAGGACCACGACGTCATCTGCTTCGAGTACTCCGACCAGATTCCCGAGGAGTTCGACGTGGATTGGGACAAGATGCTCGACAAGACACTCAAAGGCCCTATCGAGCGCGTCCTCGAAGCACTCGGCGTCTCGTGGGACGAGGTCAAGACCGGACAGGAACAGACTGGTCTCGGCAGTTTCGTTTAA